In Silene latifolia isolate original U9 population chromosome 3, ASM4854445v1, whole genome shotgun sequence, a single window of DNA contains:
- the LOC141647546 gene encoding alanine--glyoxylate aminotransferase 2 homolog 3, mitochondrial: protein MMNKAAAAATMVKTAIRRSAVKTRLVSTYADVISPEYDVSTPKMPAFDYSPPPYTGPTAAEILKKRKEFLSPSMFTFYNQPLNVVDGRMQYLFDENGRRYLDAFGGIATVSCGHCHPDIVDAIVKQTQRIQHSTILYLNSAIADFAEALASKLPGDLKVVFFTNSGTEANELALMMAKLYTGCQDIISLRNAYHGNAAGTMGATAQCNWKFNVVQTGVHHAMNPDPYRGLFGADGEKYAKDVQDLIDFGTSGHVAGFICEAIQGVGGIVELAPGYLSCVHDIVKKAGGLFIADEVQAGFARTGSHFWGFESHGVVPDIVTMAKGIGNGIPLGAVVTTPEIASVLTRRSYFNTFGGNPVCTSAGHAVLKVIEKEKLQENAHVVGTYLKERLTALKDKYELIGDVRGRGLMLGVELVTDRQKKTPAKAEILHVMDQMKEMGVLVGKGGFYGNVFRITPPLCFTKEDADYLVDVMDYVMAKM, encoded by the exons ATGATGAACAAGGCAGCGGCAGCGGCCACGATGGTGAAGACAGCGATCAGACGGTCCGCTGTCAAAACTCGATTAGTGTCAACATATGCTGACGTTATTTCGCCGGAATATGACGTGTCAACGCCTAAGATGCCGGCGTTTGATTACTCTCCGCCTCCGTACACCGGTCCCACCGCTGCTGAGATTCTTAAGAAGCGCAAGGAATTCCTTAGTCCTTCCATGTTCACCTTCTACAATCAGCCT CTGAATGTAGTAGATGGGAGAATGCAGTACTTGTTTGATGAAAATGGGAGGAGATACTTGGATGCATTCGGGGGAATTGCGACTGTAAGCTGTGGTCATTGCCACCCTGATATAGTCGATGCAATCGTAAAGCAAACACAGCGTATACAGCACTCAACTATCTTGTACCTTAACTCTGCCATTGCTGATTTTGCTGAGGCTTTGGCTTCCAAGTTGCCTGGTGATCTTAAA GTTGTGTTCTTCACAAATTCGGGGACAGAAGCAAATGAGCTGGCTCTAATGATGGCAAAGTTGTATACTGGGTGCCAGGATATTATCTCCTTGAGGAATGCATACCATGGAAATGCAGCTGGAACTATGGGTGCAACTGCTCAGTGCAATTGGAAGTTCAATGTTGTTCAG ACTGGGGTCCACCATGCCATGAACCCTGACCCCTATAGAGGCCTTTTTGGAGCAGATGGAGAGAAATATGCAAAAGATGTTCAGGATCTCATTGATTTTGGAACATCTGGTCATGTTGCGGGCTTCATCTGTGAGGCAATTCAG GGAGTGGGAGGGATTGTAGAATTAGCTCCTGGATATCTGTCTTGCGTCCATGACATTGTTAAGAAAGCTGGAGGACTTTTTATAGCTGACGAGGTACAAGCTGGATTTGCTCGCACTGGAAGTCATTTTTGGGGATTCGAGTCTCACGGAGTTGTTCCCGATATAGTAACAATGGCTAAG GGCATTGGGAACGGGATTCCCCTTGGTGCAGTAGTGACGACACCTGAGATAGCAAGTGTGTTGACTCGTCGGAGCTACTTCAACACATTTGGTGGAAATCCTGTGTGCACTTCTGCAGGACATGCAGTACTCAAAGTGATTGAAAAGGAAAAACTTCAGGAAAATGCTCACGTTGTTGGAACTTACCTCAAAGAACGACTCACCGCCCTCAAAGACAAATATGAAT TAATTGGCGATGTGCGAGGAAGAGGATTGATGCTCGGAGTTGAGCTTGTTACGGATCGTCAAAAGAAAACTCCAGCAAAGGCtgagattttgcatgtgatggaCCAAATGAAAG AAATGGGTGTGCTGGTTGGAAAAGGAGGATTCTATGGCAATGTTTTCAGAATTACACCTCCCTTGTGTTTCACCAAGGAAGATGCTG ACTACCTAGTGGACGTGATGGATTACGTGAtggcaaaaatgtga